The following are encoded together in the Planococcus antarcticus DSM 14505 genome:
- the moaA gene encoding GTP 3',8-cyclase MoaA, with the protein MDQPLTDQLGRPMRDLRISVTDRCNFRCSYCMPKEVFGDDYAFLPKQELLTFEEIYRLTRLFVSMGVKKIRLTGGEPLLRKDLPELIKLISSVEGVEDIGLTTNGLLLKRHGQALYDAGLRRLNISLDALDPELFGSLNGRGVGSENILEQIDYAKALGFEIKVNMVVQKDVNESEILPMAAYFKEREITLRFIEFMDVGNDNNWSFKKVVTKKEIIRKLETVYKLAGVEEEYFGEVAKRYSYEGSNAQVGFITSVSESFCSSCTRSRLSSDGKFYTCLFATEGFDIRKLLRNDWSDSQLLEAISAVWSGRRDRYSDERTEESAKARKKIGMSYIGG; encoded by the coding sequence ATGGATCAACCATTGACGGATCAACTAGGACGACCAATGAGAGATTTGCGTATTTCTGTTACAGACCGTTGCAATTTCCGCTGTTCTTACTGCATGCCGAAAGAGGTCTTTGGCGACGATTATGCATTTTTGCCAAAACAAGAATTGCTGACTTTTGAAGAAATTTATAGACTCACCAGATTGTTTGTGTCAATGGGAGTTAAAAAAATAAGATTGACAGGTGGGGAACCTTTATTGCGCAAGGATTTGCCGGAATTGATTAAACTAATATCTTCTGTCGAAGGAGTAGAAGATATTGGATTGACGACCAATGGATTATTGCTTAAACGGCATGGCCAAGCCTTGTATGATGCAGGATTAAGAAGGTTGAATATCAGCTTGGATGCACTCGATCCTGAATTGTTCGGAAGTTTGAACGGAAGAGGCGTCGGCTCTGAAAATATTCTGGAGCAAATCGATTATGCAAAAGCACTTGGTTTTGAAATCAAAGTCAATATGGTAGTTCAGAAAGATGTCAATGAATCAGAAATTCTTCCTATGGCAGCCTATTTCAAGGAACGAGAAATCACTCTTCGGTTTATTGAATTTATGGATGTTGGAAACGACAATAATTGGAGTTTCAAAAAAGTCGTAACTAAAAAGGAAATCATCCGCAAGCTCGAAACTGTTTATAAGTTAGCAGGTGTTGAGGAAGAATATTTTGGTGAAGTGGCCAAACGTTACAGCTATGAAGGCAGCAACGCACAAGTGGGTTTTATTACATCAGTTTCTGAATCGTTTTGCTCATCGTGTACAAGGTCGAGATTATCGTCTGATGGCAAATTCTATACATGTCTTTTCGCTACAGAAGGGTTTGATATCCGTAAACTTCTCCGAAATGACTGGAGCGATTCACAGCTTCTCGAAGCAATCAGTGCAGTCTGGAGCGGCAGAAGAGACCGGTATTCTGATGAACGAACTGAAGAAAGTGCTAAAGCTCGTAAAAAAATTGGTATGTCCTATATTGGTGGTTAA
- a CDS encoding nitrate/nitrite transporter, with protein sequence MIKKLQLPLQTMNLVVGFMVWVIISSLIPFISEDIAIAPERLAMVTAVPVVLGSILRIPLGYYANVFGARIIFMISFILLLFPVFYLSEASSFTDLIISGLFLGIGGAVFSVGVTSLPKYYPKEKHGFVNGIYGAGNIGTAITTFSAPLIATQIGWSATIKIYLILLLIFAALNFFFGDRHEPKVKTPIIEQIKGVYKNEKLWFFSLFYFITFGSFVAFTIYLPNFLVSNFGLDKVDAGMRTAGFIALATFLRPVGGWLGDKLQPLLLLMGTFFVYTIAAIVLAFSPTIGIYTVGTLAIAVSAGIGNGVIFKLVPFYFNKQAGIANGIVSMMGGLGGFFPPIMLSVIFSITGQYSIGFMLLSQVALASFVLVVWMYYQDRLQLAAEVFNSTGQGILVTDTSGKIKKVNPAFTKLTGFEESDVVGQNPSIMKSDRQPKDFYKQMWQEIGLNGMWQGEIWNRRKNGEEYLQWLNISAVKDDTGEAVRYVGTFTDITAEYQKKKEVNRILTT encoded by the coding sequence ATGATCAAGAAACTACAATTGCCCCTTCAAACAATGAATCTAGTGGTTGGTTTTATGGTGTGGGTGATTATATCTTCCCTCATTCCATTTATCAGCGAAGATATAGCCATAGCTCCCGAAAGGCTGGCTATGGTAACGGCTGTACCAGTTGTTCTGGGCTCTATTCTGCGAATTCCACTAGGCTATTATGCCAATGTTTTTGGGGCACGAATTATATTTATGATAAGTTTTATCCTTCTTTTATTTCCAGTATTTTATTTAAGTGAAGCTTCGAGTTTTACAGATCTCATTATTAGTGGGTTATTTCTGGGAATAGGGGGCGCTGTATTTTCTGTAGGTGTTACCTCGCTGCCAAAATACTATCCGAAGGAAAAACACGGATTTGTCAACGGAATCTATGGTGCGGGAAATATCGGTACAGCCATCACGACATTTTCGGCTCCATTAATTGCAACGCAAATTGGTTGGTCAGCCACTATCAAAATCTACTTGATCTTGTTGCTGATTTTTGCAGCATTGAATTTCTTCTTTGGTGACCGTCATGAACCAAAAGTAAAAACCCCAATTATTGAGCAAATTAAAGGTGTTTATAAGAACGAAAAACTTTGGTTTTTTTCTTTATTCTATTTCATCACATTCGGATCTTTTGTAGCATTCACTATTTATTTACCTAACTTTCTTGTCAGCAATTTTGGGCTAGACAAAGTAGATGCTGGTATGCGGACTGCAGGCTTTATCGCACTTGCGACTTTTCTACGACCGGTAGGCGGATGGCTGGGGGATAAATTGCAGCCGTTGCTGTTGTTGATGGGGACTTTCTTCGTCTATACTATTGCTGCTATTGTATTGGCCTTCTCTCCGACGATTGGAATTTACACAGTCGGCACCCTGGCTATTGCAGTAAGTGCCGGCATTGGCAACGGTGTCATCTTCAAGCTTGTACCATTTTATTTCAATAAACAAGCCGGTATCGCAAATGGAATTGTCTCCATGATGGGTGGACTCGGAGGATTTTTTCCACCCATTATGTTATCGGTTATCTTTTCAATAACCGGTCAATACTCCATCGGCTTTATGCTTCTTTCTCAAGTGGCATTGGCGAGTTTTGTCTTGGTTGTTTGGATGTATTACCAAGACCGTCTGCAACTGGCCGCCGAAGTTTTCAACTCGACAGGGCAGGGCATACTAGTGACAGATACCTCAGGTAAAATCAAAAAGGTTAATCCTGCTTTCACTAAACTGACTGGATTTGAAGAATCGGATGTCGTCGGACAAAATCCAAGTATTATGAAATCAGACAGACAGCCAAAAGACTTCTATAAACAAATGTGGCAGGAAATTGGGCTAAACGGCATGTGGCAAGGGGAAATTTGGAACCGGCGCAAAAACGGCGAGGAATATCTTCAATGGTTGAATATCAGCGCAGTAAAAGATGATACGGGAGAAGCCGTTCGATACGTTGGAACTTTTACTGATATCACTGCGGAATATCAGAAAAAAAAAGAGGTTAATCGAATTTTAACTACGTGA
- a CDS encoding hemerythrin domain-containing protein, translating to MTEKSELRFKEPGMRLLENEHAYLSFLMNEWHALVLSFEDEGLSLEAGRENLKLLRQKLFEFVEPFKNHTDKEEEFFFPALGNYIGFEQGPLVGIQDEHQEIDAYIGHFFHHTRDNINLLTLEQMKTVTQDAAEAFEVLTVHFMKEETVLFPMAEKAMKAIDQDELYKKLNTLIT from the coding sequence ATGACAGAAAAATCTGAGCTTCGTTTTAAAGAACCTGGTATGAGGTTATTGGAAAATGAACATGCGTATTTAAGCTTTTTAATGAACGAGTGGCATGCACTGGTCTTATCGTTTGAAGATGAAGGGCTAAGCCTAGAAGCGGGACGTGAAAATTTGAAGCTTTTACGCCAGAAACTTTTTGAATTTGTTGAACCCTTTAAAAATCATACCGATAAAGAAGAAGAATTCTTTTTTCCAGCGCTTGGAAATTATATTGGATTCGAGCAGGGTCCACTTGTCGGAATTCAAGATGAGCATCAGGAAATCGATGCTTATATTGGTCATTTTTTTCATCATACCCGTGACAATATCAATCTGCTAACATTGGAACAAATGAAAACAGTCACTCAGGACGCAGCAGAAGCGTTTGAAGTTTTGACGGTCCATTTCATGAAAGAGGAAACCGTTTTGTTCCCAATGGCTGAAAAAGCGATGAAAGCGATCGATCAAGATGAATTATACAAAAAACTAAATACTCTCATTACCTGA
- a CDS encoding response regulator transcription factor, which translates to MKIVIADDHAIVRSGFSMILNFQEDMEVIAMAADGIEAYQMVAKHHPDLLLLDLSMPPGESGLVATGKIKEDFPETKILVLTMHSDEEYLFHVLKNGASGYMLKSAPDEELLQAIRVIYNGGTYIHPNMATSLVRELLNKDHKVKESDPFELLSKREIEVLPLVAKGYGNKEIAQKLFISVKTVEAHKAKIMEKLQLKSRPELVEYVLKKKLLNF; encoded by the coding sequence TTGAAGATTGTCATAGCGGATGACCACGCGATTGTGCGCAGCGGTTTTTCAATGATCCTCAATTTCCAAGAGGATATGGAAGTGATTGCCATGGCGGCAGATGGAATTGAAGCTTATCAAATGGTGGCCAAGCATCACCCGGATTTATTGTTGCTGGATTTGAGTATGCCACCGGGTGAAAGTGGATTAGTGGCAACGGGTAAGATTAAAGAAGATTTTCCGGAAACCAAAATTTTGGTCTTAACGATGCACAGCGATGAAGAATATCTATTCCATGTGTTGAAAAATGGAGCTTCAGGATATATGCTGAAAAGCGCTCCTGACGAAGAATTGCTGCAGGCCATTCGAGTCATCTATAATGGGGGTACCTATATTCATCCGAATATGGCCACTTCATTGGTTCGTGAACTGCTGAACAAAGATCATAAAGTAAAAGAATCGGATCCATTTGAATTATTATCTAAACGAGAAATCGAAGTTCTTCCTTTAGTCGCTAAAGGCTACGGCAATAAGGAAATTGCCCAAAAGCTTTTTATCTCTGTGAAAACAGTAGAGGCACATAAAGCGAAAATTATGGAAAAGCTGCAACTAAAGAGCCGACCTGAATTAGTAGAATATGTGTTAAAGAAAAAATTATTAAATTTTTGA
- a CDS encoding sensor histidine kinase — protein sequence MLKMYKNSTEAIFFFNSEGHTISMNPAAEKIMSIHVLEQLKIGAENALCNVCRGYTSESDLTTCKDCYFTSSNHEDFSSFQVFLETVGKGIVPYAATFHVIDAEKGTRVFILRDLSIQFETQTKLQQNTMMKNIIKAQENERKRISRELHDSVAQELLSAVVDLRALKYMTDDQKVLKKTSESTATLIRLMDDIRNLSVELRPSALDDFGLEAAFRSHFKRLEESFGLNIDFISTIKRTRYESEIETVLYRVCQEAVFNAIKYAQVETVQVHLFEEENSLQLIVKDEGVGFILGAHPVGTGLGLYGMNERAELVLGNVTISSEIDKGTTIHLCVPLDEKREVAI from the coding sequence ATGCTGAAGATGTATAAAAACAGTACGGAAGCAATTTTCTTTTTTAACAGTGAAGGCCATACCATTTCCATGAATCCAGCAGCGGAAAAAATAATGAGTATTCATGTTCTCGAACAACTTAAAATAGGCGCGGAAAATGCCCTCTGCAATGTCTGCAGAGGATATACTAGTGAAAGCGATCTGACAACCTGCAAAGACTGTTACTTCACCAGTTCCAACCATGAAGATTTTTCTTCTTTTCAGGTATTTTTGGAAACAGTCGGAAAAGGCATAGTTCCCTATGCTGCTACATTCCATGTCATCGATGCTGAAAAAGGCACTAGGGTATTCATCTTAAGAGATCTATCGATTCAATTTGAAACACAAACCAAACTGCAGCAAAACACAATGATGAAAAATATCATCAAAGCACAAGAAAACGAACGCAAAAGGATTTCAAGAGAATTGCATGATAGCGTCGCTCAGGAACTTTTGAGTGCAGTCGTTGATTTACGTGCCCTCAAATACATGACAGATGACCAGAAAGTCTTGAAAAAAACTAGTGAAAGCACAGCTACACTGATCCGTTTGATGGATGATATCCGTAATCTGTCTGTTGAATTGCGTCCATCAGCTCTCGATGATTTCGGATTAGAAGCAGCTTTTCGTTCACATTTTAAGCGCTTGGAAGAAAGTTTTGGTTTAAACATTGATTTTATATCGACAATTAAGCGCACTCGTTATGAAAGTGAAATAGAAACAGTCTTGTACCGTGTCTGTCAGGAAGCGGTTTTCAATGCGATAAAATATGCACAAGTGGAAACTGTACAAGTGCATTTGTTTGAAGAGGAGAATTCCTTGCAGTTAATTGTAAAAGATGAAGGTGTCGGATTTATTCTTGGGGCACATCCTGTAGGAACAGGACTTGGGTTGTATGGGATGAACGAGCGAGCTGAATTGGTATTGGGAAATGTAACGATTAGTTCTGAAATTGACAAAGGAACAACCATTCATTTATGTGTTCCTTTAGACGAAAAGCGGGAGGTGGCAATTTGA
- a CDS encoding GAF domain-containing protein, whose product MDYTEDYQLQIEKIREALSCDIIALALVQPAENLHVLKWQYISGNISERIKKVVLQSGKGIAGGVFKNGKPLLVADVNEFAAKDNLFNYPILKLENLKSVGATPLWHSGRVVGVLLGGFREPHLMTPKRLQMLISMSQSGIGTLDGKELMWN is encoded by the coding sequence ATGGATTATACAGAAGACTACCAATTGCAGATTGAAAAAATCCGGGAAGCTCTTAGTTGTGATATTATTGCGCTTGCTTTAGTTCAGCCAGCGGAAAATTTGCATGTACTAAAATGGCAATATATTTCAGGAAATATAAGTGAGCGCATCAAGAAAGTAGTCCTGCAGTCAGGAAAAGGAATTGCTGGAGGAGTTTTTAAGAATGGCAAGCCCTTACTAGTGGCAGATGTAAATGAATTTGCTGCCAAAGACAATCTATTCAACTACCCGATTTTGAAGTTAGAAAACTTAAAAAGCGTTGGCGCTACGCCTTTATGGCATAGTGGAAGAGTGGTAGGTGTGCTTTTAGGCGGGTTTCGCGAACCTCATTTAATGACGCCGAAAAGATTGCAAATGCTAATCAGCATGTCACAATCCGGTATTGGTACGCTGGATGGGAAGGAATTGATGTGGAATTGA
- the narI gene encoding respiratory nitrate reductase subunit gamma — METLDKFIWVVFPYLCMAIFIFGHLYRYGIDKFRWTAKSSEFIEKKQLMIGSLLFHMGIIPVIFGHIGGLVIPISWMNALGVNDHLYHIGAIYIGGIFGFMTLFGMIILTFRRFSITSVRKLSSFSDLAVNSLLLFIVVVGMYATLVTNVVQPNFDYRMTISIWFRDLFLFKANPAIMANVPLSFKIHVLTGFAIFAFWPFSRLVHVWSVPLNYVGRSYILYRRHKPTN, encoded by the coding sequence ATGGAAACCTTAGATAAATTTATTTGGGTGGTCTTTCCGTATCTTTGTATGGCCATCTTTATCTTTGGACATCTCTACCGGTACGGCATTGATAAATTTCGATGGACAGCAAAATCTAGTGAGTTTATTGAAAAAAAACAGCTGATGATCGGTAGTTTATTGTTTCATATGGGAATTATCCCCGTGATCTTTGGTCATATCGGTGGATTGGTCATTCCAATTTCATGGATGAACGCCTTAGGGGTTAATGATCATCTTTATCATATTGGAGCTATCTACATCGGAGGAATTTTCGGTTTTATGACATTGTTCGGTATGATTATTCTTACGTTTCGTCGCTTTTCCATTACCAGTGTAAGGAAATTAAGTTCTTTTTCTGATTTAGCAGTCAACTCTCTTTTGTTGTTCATCGTTGTCGTAGGGATGTATGCCACATTAGTCACTAATGTGGTACAGCCGAATTTTGACTACCGAATGACAATATCGATATGGTTCCGCGATTTGTTCCTATTCAAAGCCAATCCAGCCATTATGGCAAATGTGCCACTGTCTTTTAAAATTCATGTATTAACAGGCTTCGCGATATTTGCTTTTTGGCCATTCTCACGTCTCGTACACGTATGGAGTGTTCCGTTGAATTATGTAGGCAGAAGTTATATCCTGTATAGAAGACATAAACCAACAAATTAA
- the narJ gene encoding nitrate reductase molybdenum cofactor assembly chaperone produces MINLEKLYRYKQSFGFVAHHLTYPEKLDFHPSQIEESFDVDHPAYEHAWRYWNLMHEMSLDQIQEMYTDIFDFDKDSTLFMTYFKFEDAKERGQMLAKLKVSYEMFGLEMPDSELSDFLPLICEFLYAAEWIGDPRAPQTFTILIAVLEDGTYHLLKSLEKKNSPYFHLVKGLRETFKVCIEQEVPVDGNLR; encoded by the coding sequence GTGATTAATTTAGAGAAACTCTATCGTTATAAACAGTCATTCGGTTTTGTAGCCCATCACTTGACCTATCCCGAAAAACTCGATTTTCATCCTTCGCAAATCGAGGAATCGTTTGACGTAGATCATCCAGCATATGAGCATGCTTGGAGATATTGGAACTTAATGCATGAAATGAGTTTGGATCAAATACAAGAAATGTACACTGATATTTTTGATTTTGATAAAGATAGCACCTTGTTTATGACCTATTTTAAATTTGAAGATGCCAAAGAACGCGGACAAATGTTAGCGAAATTAAAAGTGTCATATGAAATGTTCGGTCTTGAAATGCCGGATTCAGAGTTATCGGATTTTTTGCCTTTAATTTGTGAGTTTTTATATGCGGCAGAATGGATAGGAGACCCACGTGCTCCCCAAACTTTTACTATTTTAATTGCTGTACTAGAAGATGGAACATATCACTTGCTGAAATCATTAGAGAAAAAGAATAGTCCTTATTTCCATCTCGTTAAAGGATTGCGCGAAACGTTTAAAGTATGCATCGAGCAGGAGGTGCCTGTCGATGGAAACCTTAGATAA
- the narH gene encoding nitrate reductase subunit beta, producing MKIKAQVAMVMNLDKCIGCHTCSVTCKTTWTNRKGAEYMWFNNVETKPGIGYPKRWEDQELYKGGWQLRKGKLELKSGNKLSKIALGKIFYNPDMPEMKDYYEPWTYNYEHLTNAGELEHSPVARAHSAITGKKMDLEWGPNWEDDLAGAHITGPLDPNIQKIEEEIKFNFDKAFMVYLPRLCEHCLNPSCVASCPSGAIYKREEDGIVLVDQEACRGWRYCMTGCPYKKVYFNWQTNKAEKCTFCFPRIESGLPTVCSETCTGRIRYLGVLLYDADRVLEVASTPDEKDLYKAQCDLFIDPFDPEMIAVARKDGISEDWIEAAQNSPVYKLAIEHQLAFPLHPEYRTLPMVWYVPPLSPIMNYFEGKDSIKNPDMIFPAIEEMRTPIQYLANMLTAGDTETVKKSLQRMAMMRSYMRAKTTGKEFDESRLERIGMTAHQTEKMYRLLAIAKYEDRFVIPTTHREGRVNPYRAQGMEGYDTEGMGGWGTDSGGSCDSCGPATSSSPTGTATKTGKEIYEENFYGGIWRD from the coding sequence TTGAAGATTAAAGCACAAGTAGCAATGGTGATGAATTTAGATAAATGCATCGGCTGTCATACGTGTAGTGTCACATGCAAAACAACTTGGACCAACCGTAAAGGTGCCGAGTATATGTGGTTTAACAACGTAGAAACAAAACCGGGTATTGGTTATCCGAAGCGCTGGGAAGACCAAGAGCTTTATAAAGGCGGCTGGCAACTTCGAAAAGGGAAGTTAGAGTTAAAGTCAGGCAATAAATTATCGAAAATTGCATTAGGGAAAATCTTTTACAACCCCGATATGCCAGAAATGAAAGATTATTATGAGCCTTGGACCTATAATTATGAGCACTTGACCAATGCCGGTGAATTGGAACATTCACCGGTGGCACGTGCACATTCAGCTATTACTGGGAAAAAAATGGACCTTGAATGGGGTCCGAACTGGGAAGATGATTTAGCAGGAGCGCATATTACAGGCCCGCTTGATCCAAATATCCAAAAAATCGAAGAAGAAATTAAATTCAATTTCGACAAAGCGTTTATGGTTTATTTGCCAAGACTGTGCGAACACTGTTTAAACCCGAGCTGTGTAGCAAGCTGTCCTTCTGGAGCAATTTATAAGCGTGAAGAAGATGGCATTGTGTTAGTTGACCAAGAAGCTTGTCGTGGCTGGCGCTATTGCATGACAGGTTGCCCGTACAAAAAAGTTTACTTTAACTGGCAGACCAATAAAGCCGAAAAATGTACATTCTGTTTCCCACGTATTGAGTCAGGATTACCAACAGTGTGTTCGGAAACATGTACAGGACGCATTCGTTATTTAGGGGTTCTTCTATATGATGCAGATCGTGTCTTAGAAGTTGCTTCTACACCGGATGAAAAAGATTTGTATAAAGCGCAATGTGATTTGTTTATCGATCCGTTCGATCCTGAGATGATCGCTGTGGCTAGAAAAGATGGCATTTCAGAAGATTGGATCGAAGCAGCTCAAAATTCACCTGTCTACAAATTAGCAATTGAACATCAATTGGCTTTTCCGCTTCATCCGGAATATCGTACCTTGCCAATGGTTTGGTATGTGCCACCACTTAGCCCAATCATGAATTATTTTGAAGGAAAAGATTCAATCAAAAATCCAGATATGATCTTCCCAGCTATTGAAGAAATGCGGACACCCATTCAGTATTTGGCAAATATGCTGACAGCTGGAGATACAGAAACAGTAAAAAAATCTCTGCAACGTATGGCGATGATGCGTTCTTATATGCGCGCTAAAACTACAGGAAAAGAGTTTGATGAAAGCCGCTTAGAACGAATTGGCATGACGGCTCATCAAACAGAAAAAATGTATCGATTACTTGCGATTGCCAAATACGAAGACCGTTTTGTTATTCCAACTACGCATCGTGAAGGTCGCGTAAACCCATACCGTGCTCAAGGGATGGAAGGCTATGACACTGAAGGTATGGGCGGCTGGGGAACCGATTCTGGTGGATCTTGTGACAGTTGTGGTCCAGCAACTTCTTCAAGCCCGACTGGAACAGCTACGAAGACGGGGAAAGAAATTTACGAAGAAAACTTCTACGGAGGTATATGGCGTGATTAA